The following are encoded together in the Streptomyces sp. NBC_01465 genome:
- a CDS encoding YchJ family protein gives MPRTTATSPCPCGLPAPYASCCGRYHSGAAAAPTAEALMRSRYSAFVVQDAAYLLRTWHPTTRPPGIEFDAGQRWQGLEILEATEGTAFHTKGTVTFRARWTYQGEADSLYERSRFERVDGAWVYVDGTFEESA, from the coding sequence ATGCCCCGTACCACTGCCACGTCTCCCTGCCCCTGCGGGCTTCCCGCCCCGTACGCCTCCTGCTGCGGCCGCTACCACTCCGGTGCGGCCGCGGCCCCCACGGCGGAGGCGCTGATGCGCTCGCGCTACAGCGCCTTCGTCGTCCAGGACGCCGCGTACCTGCTGCGGACCTGGCACCCCACGACCCGGCCGCCCGGCATCGAATTCGACGCGGGTCAGCGGTGGCAGGGGCTGGAGATCCTGGAGGCGACGGAGGGCACCGCCTTCCACACGAAGGGGACGGTCACCTTCCGCGCGCGCTGGACGTACCAAGGCGAGGCCGACTCGCTCTACGAGCGCAGCCGTTTCGAGCGGGTCGACGGCGCCTGGGTGTACGTGGACGGAACCTTCGAGGAGTCCGCCTAG
- a CDS encoding TetR/AcrR family transcriptional regulator, translated as MPSPQDSAITSSRSKITPERAQEFYDAVLTLLREGGYDALTMEGVAALSRCGKSTLYRQWGTKPQLVACALRGNKAATIADIDTGTLAGDLRQVARALGDHAGHDTPLMHAISQAALQNPELMEALREALIAPFAAAFDAMLARGVERGEIAADNPAKEFVAAQLLGVIRTRPMFEGKDADEAFLTSFIECALFPALGLTESP; from the coding sequence ATGCCGTCGCCCCAGGACTCCGCGATCACGTCGTCGCGCTCCAAGATCACGCCCGAGCGGGCGCAGGAGTTCTACGACGCGGTGCTCACCCTCCTCAGGGAGGGCGGCTACGACGCGCTGACCATGGAGGGCGTCGCCGCACTCAGCCGCTGCGGCAAGTCCACGCTCTACCGGCAGTGGGGGACCAAGCCCCAGCTGGTGGCCTGCGCGCTGCGCGGGAACAAGGCCGCCACCATCGCGGACATCGACACCGGCACCCTCGCCGGGGACCTGCGCCAGGTGGCGCGGGCGCTCGGCGACCACGCCGGGCACGACACCCCGCTGATGCACGCGATCAGCCAGGCGGCCCTGCAGAATCCGGAGCTGATGGAAGCGCTGCGCGAGGCGCTGATCGCGCCGTTCGCGGCGGCCTTCGACGCCATGCTCGCCCGAGGGGTGGAGCGCGGCGAGATCGCGGCGGACAACCCCGCGAAGGAGTTCGTCGCGGCGCAGCTGCTGGGTGTGATCCGTACCCGGCCGATGTTCGAGGGGAAGGACGCCGACGAGGCGTTCCTCACCAGCTTCATCGAGTGCGCGCTCTTCCCCGCGCTCGGACTCACCGAGTCCCCCTAG
- a CDS encoding ThuA domain-containing protein, which translates to MTSESRKALLVRGGWEGHQPVKITELFVPFLRSHGFDIDVSETLEVYADAQRLAATDLVVQCWSMGEITAAQSEGLAAAVRAGTGLAGWHGGIVDAFRGDIGYHRLTGGQFLMHPPGFHDHEVTFVPGRANHPVVTGLADFRVHTEQYWMSTDPLIDVLATTVFPPGEEYDRPVTMPAVWTRNWGAGRVFVSTIGHKPDDFDVPEVRALTERGLLWASR; encoded by the coding sequence ATGACTTCGGAATCCCGTAAGGCCCTCCTCGTGCGCGGCGGTTGGGAAGGGCACCAGCCGGTGAAGATCACCGAGCTGTTCGTGCCTTTCCTCCGTTCCCACGGTTTCGACATCGATGTCAGCGAAACCCTTGAGGTGTACGCCGACGCTCAACGCCTCGCCGCCACCGATCTGGTGGTCCAGTGCTGGTCCATGGGAGAGATCACCGCCGCCCAGAGCGAGGGACTCGCCGCCGCCGTACGCGCGGGGACCGGCCTGGCCGGCTGGCACGGCGGGATCGTCGACGCCTTCCGCGGCGACATCGGCTACCACCGGTTGACCGGCGGGCAGTTCCTCATGCACCCGCCCGGATTCCACGACCACGAGGTCACCTTCGTACCCGGCAGGGCGAACCACCCCGTCGTCACCGGCCTCGCCGATTTCCGTGTCCACACCGAGCAGTACTGGATGTCCACGGACCCACTGATCGACGTCCTCGCCACCACCGTCTTCCCGCCGGGCGAGGAGTACGACCGTCCGGTCACCATGCCCGCCGTCTGGACCAGGAACTGGGGCGCGGGCCGCGTTTTCGTCTCCACCATCGGCCACAAGCCGGACGACTTCGACGTGCCCGAGGTGCGGGCCCTCACCGAGAGGGGGCTGCTGTGGGCGAGCCGCTGA
- a CDS encoding fibronectin type III domain-containing protein, producing MRRIPTLAAAALGLLLLAACSGQQPDTQRPPAPGGVSVQASSATSAHVMWGQAAKQDGVTRYEVFRAGVRVKTVGAGTTMVDIGGLSASSTYTFTVRALDAAGNASPAGKEVAVTLPAEVPDDHKAPSAPGSLRAVADGARAATLQWGVARDNVRVTSYDIYQGQSKIHTVGGNATAAHLTGLRPATVYTFTVRARDGADNASPPSPSADLTTASAPGQGPSTEPTAFTATARTAKGERAVELAWTVPRTGGEVKEYQMYLDGRLTTTIAYGAAAPRDRATYRFVVTEKAGTSYAVKIRARLPDGDWGTFSAERTVVTPR from the coding sequence GTGCGCCGCATCCCGACCCTCGCCGCCGCAGCACTCGGACTGCTGCTGCTCGCCGCCTGTTCCGGGCAGCAGCCGGACACCCAGCGCCCGCCCGCGCCGGGCGGGGTGAGCGTGCAGGCGAGCAGTGCGACGTCGGCGCATGTGATGTGGGGGCAGGCTGCGAAGCAGGACGGCGTGACCCGCTACGAGGTGTTCCGGGCGGGCGTGCGGGTCAAGACCGTCGGGGCCGGCACGACCATGGTCGACATCGGCGGGCTCTCGGCGTCGTCCACGTACACCTTCACCGTGCGCGCCCTGGACGCGGCGGGCAACGCTTCGCCGGCCGGCAAGGAGGTCGCGGTGACGCTGCCGGCGGAGGTCCCCGACGACCACAAGGCGCCCTCCGCGCCCGGGAGTCTGCGGGCTGTGGCCGACGGGGCGCGGGCGGCGACGCTGCAGTGGGGTGTCGCGCGGGACAACGTGCGCGTGACCTCGTACGACATCTACCAGGGTCAGTCGAAGATCCACACGGTCGGCGGGAACGCCACGGCGGCGCACCTCACCGGACTGCGCCCGGCCACCGTCTACACCTTCACCGTCAGGGCCAGGGACGGCGCGGACAACGCGTCCCCGCCCAGCCCTTCGGCCGACCTCACCACCGCGTCGGCCCCGGGCCAGGGCCCCAGCACGGAGCCGACCGCGTTCACGGCGACGGCCCGCACCGCCAAGGGCGAGCGGGCCGTGGAGCTGGCGTGGACGGTGCCGCGTACGGGCGGCGAGGTGAAGGAGTATCAGATGTACCTGGACGGGCGGCTGACCACGACCATCGCGTACGGCGCCGCCGCGCCGCGGGACCGGGCGACGTACCGCTTCGTCGTCACCGAGAAGGCCGGCACCTCGTACGCGGTGAAGATCCGTGCCAGGCTGCCGGACGGCGACTGGGGGACCTTCTCGGCGGAGCGGACCGTGGTGACGCCGCGCTAG
- a CDS encoding phosphatase PAP2 family protein gives MMHARHEPAERETDTSARPPLVRELLLVAGLFLVYKFGRLAANGHLGEAFRNAGHVWNAERDLHLPSEAGVQHLLLHGDALIQVANTYYATVHFPATIAFLAWLYWRRPLFYTPVRRVLAALTGAALALHLLFPLAPPRMLAATHLVDTAQVYGPSVYGANPDTDSMANQFAAMPSLHFGWALMVAIGLIAATRSRWRWLWLLHPLLTLLVVVGTANHYWLDAIAATALLGIALAVFRLPRAEPSVREEPEPAPVPAQEPVRELAGSGAAR, from the coding sequence GTGATGCACGCCCGACATGAGCCTGCCGAAAGGGAGACGGACACTTCTGCCCGCCCGCCCCTCGTGCGCGAGCTGCTGCTCGTCGCCGGACTCTTCCTGGTGTACAAGTTCGGCAGGCTCGCTGCCAATGGCCATCTCGGCGAAGCCTTCCGCAACGCCGGGCACGTCTGGAACGCCGAGCGCGATCTGCACCTGCCCAGCGAGGCCGGAGTGCAGCACCTGCTGCTGCACGGCGACGCGCTCATACAGGTGGCGAACACCTACTACGCGACCGTCCACTTCCCGGCCACCATCGCCTTCCTGGCCTGGCTGTACTGGCGCAGGCCGCTCTTCTACACCCCGGTCCGGCGTGTCCTGGCCGCACTCACCGGCGCCGCGCTCGCACTGCACCTCCTGTTCCCCCTCGCTCCCCCGCGCATGCTCGCCGCGACGCACCTCGTCGATACGGCACAGGTCTACGGACCCTCGGTGTACGGCGCGAACCCGGACACCGACTCGATGGCCAACCAGTTCGCCGCGATGCCCTCGCTGCACTTCGGCTGGGCACTGATGGTGGCCATCGGCCTGATCGCAGCGACCCGCTCGCGGTGGCGCTGGCTCTGGCTGCTGCACCCGCTGCTGACGCTCCTGGTGGTCGTCGGCACCGCGAACCACTACTGGCTGGACGCGATCGCGGCGACCGCGCTGCTGGGCATCGCGCTGGCGGTCTTCCGCCTCCCGCGCGCCGAGCCTTCCGTACGCGAAGAGCCCGAGCCCGCGCCCGTACCCGCTCAAGAACCCGTGCGTGAACTCGCCGGATCGGGGGCCGCCCGATGA
- a CDS encoding DinB family protein codes for MTDNRIGPPLRGDERETLRAFLDYHRATLAMKCEGLIDDDLKRRSMPPSTLTLLGLVRHMCEVERTWFRKVINGEDIHLVWSAEDDYQVAYDAEASTRSEAFAAWEAEVEHSRRIEREAESLDVTGYNKKWGEDVSLRLVMLHLIHEYARHNGHADFLREGIDGTVGA; via the coding sequence ATGACGGACAACCGGATCGGACCGCCGCTGCGCGGCGACGAGCGCGAGACCCTGCGCGCCTTCCTCGACTACCACCGGGCCACGCTGGCCATGAAGTGCGAGGGGCTCATCGACGACGACCTGAAGCGCAGGTCGATGCCGCCGTCGACGCTCACGCTGCTTGGCCTGGTGCGGCACATGTGCGAGGTCGAACGCACCTGGTTCCGCAAGGTGATCAACGGCGAGGACATCCACCTCGTCTGGTCGGCCGAGGACGACTACCAGGTCGCGTACGACGCCGAGGCCTCCACCCGCTCCGAGGCGTTCGCCGCCTGGGAGGCGGAAGTCGAGCACTCCCGGCGCATCGAACGGGAGGCGGAGTCCCTCGATGTCACCGGCTACAACAAGAAGTGGGGCGAGGACGTGTCGCTCCGGCTGGTGATGCTCCACCTCATCCACGAGTACGCACGCCACAACGGCCACGCCGATTTCCTCCGCGAGGGGATCGACGGGACCGTCGGGGCCTGA
- a CDS encoding DMT family transporter has product MNATVTAVVLSLLSAIGYATAAVAQERLASRTAPSAGVLRLLGRGAWWASVGLNATGALLHVAALKYGSLTLVQPLGALTLVAAVPLGARLAGRRVGRFEWRGTVLTLVGLGALLLTAGGHAPDDTLAAPEALGVAAVTMVLVAGLSRRGRHSGLRFAAASGIASGVASALTQTVTVSVTERSGPLLTWQVVLVAVLVAAFAAGGLLLSQTAYRDGLGAPLAVVTLANPIAASVIGLTLLGEQLTGGVAGLLLALTGAGAAALGVFLLTRTAPVETPAAVPAAVPAALPPAPSYPDLVGLPGIPVLPGVPVQRTTIPFPPAPALSHSSSAPPGR; this is encoded by the coding sequence ATGAACGCCACCGTCACCGCCGTCGTCCTCTCACTGCTCTCCGCGATCGGTTACGCGACCGCCGCCGTCGCCCAGGAGCGCCTCGCCTCCCGCACCGCACCCTCCGCCGGCGTCCTGCGGCTGCTCGGGCGCGGCGCCTGGTGGGCCTCGGTCGGGCTCAACGCCACCGGCGCCCTGCTGCACGTGGCGGCGCTGAAGTACGGCTCGCTCACCCTCGTCCAGCCGCTCGGCGCGCTCACGCTGGTCGCCGCGGTCCCGCTCGGCGCGCGTCTCGCGGGCCGGCGCGTGGGGCGCTTCGAGTGGCGCGGCACCGTGCTGACCCTGGTGGGCCTCGGCGCACTCCTGCTGACCGCGGGCGGTCACGCTCCCGACGACACCCTGGCCGCCCCCGAGGCGCTGGGCGTCGCGGCCGTCACGATGGTTCTGGTCGCCGGTCTCTCCCGCCGGGGCCGGCACTCGGGGCTGCGGTTCGCGGCCGCGTCCGGGATCGCCTCCGGGGTGGCTTCGGCCCTCACCCAGACCGTGACGGTCTCGGTCACCGAGCGCTCGGGCCCGCTGCTGACCTGGCAGGTCGTCCTGGTGGCGGTGCTGGTCGCGGCCTTCGCCGCGGGCGGGCTGCTGCTCTCGCAGACCGCCTACCGCGACGGTCTCGGCGCACCGCTCGCCGTGGTCACCCTGGCCAATCCGATCGCCGCCTCGGTGATCGGACTGACCCTGCTCGGCGAGCAGCTCACCGGTGGCGTCGCGGGGCTGCTGCTCGCTCTGACGGGTGCGGGGGCCGCCGCCCTCGGCGTGTTCCTGCTCACCCGGACCGCTCCGGTCGAGACGCCGGCCGCCGTACCCGCCGCCGTACCCGCAGCGCTGCCGCCAGCGCCCTCGTACCCGGATCTCGTCGGGCTGCCCGGCATCCCGGTGCTGCCCGGTGTGCCGGTGCAGCGGACCACGATTCCCTTCCCGCCGGCACCGGCACTCTCCCACTCCTCCTCGGCGCCGCCCGGCAGGTAA
- a CDS encoding cytochrome P450, producing MLGHAPSAAQLTSGTAPGAHPAIGHGWQLWRQPLEFLESLSTIGDLVEIRLGPQPAFVPCHPEIVWHILTNDSVYDKGGPVMDRLRDFVGNGLGTSTHKDHRRQRRLIQPAFHPALVEGHAAVMGDEISTLTRDWKDGQEIDVFPQLYGFALRTVTRTLFSTTVDAETIEVVRRSFDTVFNGSFLRMLTPPALRRIPTPANRRFQTAVKNLLDTVDRMIEAHRKEATDSGGILPILLDSGSGPDGQEMSNAEIRDHLITMLLGGGDTTAAALAWALHLLSTNPEAERRLQEEVDQVLGGRPAEWKDLSQLTFTSRVLTETLRLYPPGWLLTRTTTQEVELAGRHLPPGTAILFSPVTVQRRPDLFPDPHAFDPDRWLPERASGLPRGAFVAFGGGARKCIGDTYGMAETVLALATIASRWSLSPASGVQIRPSRLSVSLHPEHLPLRLHARRQAAAAS from the coding sequence ATGCTCGGACACGCGCCTTCGGCCGCCCAACTCACCTCCGGCACCGCACCCGGGGCACATCCCGCCATCGGTCACGGATGGCAGTTGTGGAGGCAGCCCCTGGAATTCCTCGAGTCGCTCTCCACGATCGGCGACCTGGTCGAAATCAGGCTGGGACCGCAACCGGCCTTCGTACCGTGCCATCCCGAGATTGTCTGGCACATCCTGACCAATGACAGCGTCTACGACAAAGGAGGGCCGGTCATGGACCGGCTCCGCGATTTCGTGGGCAACGGTCTGGGAACATCGACCCACAAGGACCATCGGCGGCAACGCCGCCTCATCCAGCCCGCCTTCCACCCGGCGCTCGTCGAAGGTCATGCCGCCGTGATGGGGGACGAGATCTCCACGCTGACCCGGGACTGGAAAGACGGCCAGGAAATCGACGTATTTCCTCAGCTGTACGGATTCGCCCTGCGGACCGTGACACGGACCCTGTTCTCCACCACCGTCGACGCGGAAACCATCGAAGTGGTCCGCCGCTCGTTCGACACCGTGTTCAACGGCAGTTTCCTGCGGATGCTCACCCCGCCCGCTCTGCGCAGGATCCCCACCCCGGCGAACCGCCGCTTCCAGACCGCCGTCAAGAACCTTCTCGACACCGTCGATCGCATGATCGAGGCGCACCGGAAGGAGGCGACGGACTCCGGCGGCATCCTGCCCATCCTCCTCGACTCCGGTTCCGGGCCGGACGGCCAGGAGATGAGCAATGCGGAGATCCGCGATCACCTCATCACCATGCTGCTGGGGGGAGGGGACACCACCGCTGCCGCCCTCGCTTGGGCACTTCACCTGCTGTCCACGAATCCCGAAGCCGAACGCCGGCTCCAGGAGGAGGTCGACCAGGTCCTCGGCGGGCGACCTGCCGAGTGGAAGGACCTGTCACAACTGACCTTCACCAGCCGCGTACTCACGGAAACGCTGCGCCTGTACCCGCCCGGCTGGCTGCTGACCCGCACCACGACCCAAGAGGTCGAACTGGCCGGCCGGCACCTGCCCCCCGGAACCGCCATCCTGTTCAGCCCTGTCACCGTTCAACGGCGCCCCGACCTCTTCCCGGACCCCCACGCATTCGATCCGGACAGATGGCTGCCCGAACGTGCATCCGGCCTTCCGCGCGGAGCCTTCGTCGCCTTCGGCGGAGGAGCACGCAAGTGCATCGGCGACACCTACGGCATGGCCGAGACCGTGCTCGCACTGGCCACGATCGCGTCCCGGTGGAGCCTGTCTCCCGCCTCCGGAGTCCAGATCCGCCCCTCCCGGCTGTCGGTCAGCCTTCATCCGGAACATCTGCCACTGCGGCTGCACGCCCGCAGGCAGGCCGCCGCGGCCTCCTAG
- a CDS encoding Gfo/Idh/MocA family protein — protein sequence MGEPLRIGMVGAGKISGAYLDTFVKSDSVRLTAVTDLDPHRARTAADRIPGAEVAGSLAELVVRDDVDAVLNLTVPAVHAQVALAALAAGKHVYGEKPLAATREEADAILAAARAGGLRVGCAPDTVLGTGTQTARKAVDDGLIGRPVAATAFMASAGPESWHPDPEFYYRPGGGPLLDMGPYYLSSLVHVLGPVVRVTGAASRTRTERDIGSGPRAGTHFPVEVDTHVTGVLEHAGGALTTLLMSFDIQAARLPRIEVHGTGGSLSVPDPNGFDGLVEYHRAGGEWQLLPVSAGYRGAGRGTGLVDLADALSAGRPHRASAGLSRHVLDVMLTLLDAAREGAALSVRSSCERPEPVHMR from the coding sequence GTGGGCGAGCCGCTGAGGATCGGCATGGTCGGCGCGGGCAAGATCAGCGGGGCCTACCTGGACACCTTCGTGAAAAGCGACTCCGTACGGCTCACCGCCGTCACGGACCTCGACCCGCACCGCGCCCGGACGGCCGCCGACCGGATACCGGGGGCCGAAGTCGCCGGATCTCTCGCGGAGTTGGTCGTACGCGACGACGTCGACGCCGTACTCAACCTCACCGTCCCCGCCGTGCACGCCCAGGTGGCCCTCGCCGCCCTCGCCGCGGGCAAGCACGTCTACGGCGAGAAGCCCCTGGCCGCCACCCGGGAGGAGGCCGACGCGATCCTCGCCGCGGCCCGTGCGGGCGGGCTGCGCGTGGGCTGCGCACCGGACACCGTGCTCGGCACCGGTACGCAGACCGCACGCAAGGCCGTCGACGACGGGCTCATCGGCAGGCCCGTCGCCGCCACCGCCTTCATGGCCTCGGCAGGCCCCGAATCCTGGCACCCCGACCCGGAGTTCTACTACCGGCCGGGCGGCGGACCGCTGCTCGACATGGGTCCGTACTACCTCTCCTCCCTCGTCCATGTCCTGGGCCCGGTCGTCCGCGTCACGGGCGCCGCGTCGCGCACCCGTACCGAACGGGACATCGGCAGCGGACCCCGGGCGGGGACGCACTTCCCGGTGGAGGTGGACACCCATGTCACCGGGGTCCTGGAGCATGCGGGCGGCGCCCTGACGACCCTCCTGATGAGCTTCGACATCCAGGCGGCGCGGCTCCCGCGCATAGAGGTGCACGGAACCGGAGGCTCGCTATCGGTCCCCGACCCCAACGGATTCGACGGCCTGGTCGAGTACCACCGGGCAGGCGGGGAATGGCAGTTGCTGCCCGTTTCGGCGGGCTACCGGGGCGCGGGACGCGGCACCGGGCTCGTGGATCTGGCCGACGCGCTGTCGGCGGGCCGTCCGCACCGCGCCTCGGCCGGTCTCTCCCGGCACGTGCTCGATGTGATGCTCACGCTGCTGGACGCGGCGCGGGAGGGTGCGGCACTGTCCGTGCGGAGCAGCTGCGAACGCCCCGAGCCGGTGCACATGCGGTAG